The genomic window ACACAGCAACAGCAGATATCCCCTTTGTGAAAATCACAACTAAATACTTGAATGACTTCAGCGTCATTGATCATGGgctcaaacattttatttcaaagcgtttgtgttgtgttctaTAATATTAAACCAGGCTGGGTTTCTCTTGTCTGTAATTGTAAAGGACCAGATTcagattaatttaaaaaacagtcatgTTACGTGTGTACTCACTTATCTCCTCTACGACTTCTGGGTCACACTCTCTATATTTCTCCAAGTCGGCCTGCAGCTGAGTTTTCTCTTCTCTCAGAGCcttcagctccttcagcagagagcttctctctttctgcacacaaacaagcagatcATGTTTTTGAGCATAGAATCCTTATTCACACAGATTATTCACTTCTTTAAATATATAACgtttcatttaaaacagatgtacttgaaatattgaaatgttCTTACAGTATCTTCACGTCCCAACTTTGCCTTTTCAACCGCTTTCTCTAGAGACACCTTTCGCTGCTTCGCTTCAgaatcctttaaaataaaacaatatttaaatcagGCAGAAAAATATCCAAACATCCAACATATTCCTCTACCATACAGTTGACACAACATGACTTTTCAGGACAAAAATATTTTGGTGAAATTGTTCAAGAGACTAACAAATAATCCTCTGAAAGGCAGATGAACACTGGTTAGAGAAAGCAGGAGATAAACCAGAATCAGCTATTTTTAAGTGCTATGTAAACACCGTCTAAATCTGGATTGAAGGCTTTACAGGCATTAATCATTAATTACTAGTTAAGAAGTTTTCCTGTGTCTTGTAGTTTATTACACTTAAACATTTTCAATCAAAGCATTaggaataaaaatgtaaactgacgttttaaaggtaaaatatccaacatttgaaacattaacATAACAGATATCAAATATATCCAAACTGAATATATTGTTgaataatgcatttttaaaaaggagtgAATTCAAACTCCTGCTGGGCTTGTTGTTGTCTGTGATCATACGGGACACGATAGCGCTTCCTttagcttgtttatgttttgctcggaggctcaaacatgtttgactCATGTGAACAACTCCCCGTCCAGTAGTTAGCCCTATTGCACCACCACAAGGGGGAAGAGAGATAGCCCCGTCCAGTCAGGGATGCTGTTAGTAGATGTTTGATGGCGGAGTTTCCTCCCAGGtgaacatttcaacatttctgAAGTTGCCTTACACATAAAATAATCCTAATCTGCTCCACTGGGTGGGACAAACAAATGATCAATCTTACAACAGTAACCAATCAGCAGCTACATCAGCACTGAAATCATTGGAGCAATGCATCCCTCCATGCCTGTATGCTGTAATGCCTCTGGTAAAATAACACGTCATTACTTTGTGACAGATTGCTGCTAAACAGAATTCACTTCTGTCGCAGAAATCTGGTGTCCACTATTCTCAGAGGAGTCACCACCCTCACACCATCTGTCCCGCTGAGCAACAGGAGAGAAAAGTGGGACACAACAGACACGGAGGAATTCAAAGATGAGACAAATGTCTCAACAACACATGAGTTTATCAAAGTGAGGGTTAATATTTGTGTTTCGGTTGTTTATATTGaataacaaatatttttatatttaaattatttttgtagGATTTTGTTTCAGAGTGATTTTCATTCAAGTCAGTTTTTACAACTAATTCTTGTCAAAACTTTTATACTTATTATTATAATTGTATTACTGTCCAAAACCTTTTCTTAAActcaacttaaaataaaaacaagactttacaaaaaactaaatctgtATTGTGCGTTAACAAAACTAgctcaaatgaaatgataaagaaaatgtcttcAGCTTCAGTTTTCCAAACTGTACTTACGTCTGCTCATAACATCCGTGTGGCAATTAAAAGTACAATTCAGAGTGCTGTCCGTTACTTCTTACTTTTGACAGTCATTCAGGATTCAGCAGCCAGCTGTTATACGCTGTGAAGGAGTTGAGCGGGTTTTCATTACTTTAGCTTTGTCAGTCAACTTCTTATACATGTCGAGTACTTCGGGTGGATATTATCTCCCTTTTTGAGGCTGTGACTGTTTTCACCATGGTTTTCTTTTGTGGATGATTGGGTCAGTCTTCTTTTgcttttaattattattattttgtttgaatGCTAGGATGTTTGGAGTTTTTATTACACAATACTTTTTCTGTCCATTTGGGTCTCGCCTGACAAGTGTCCCgtattacaaaaacaaacaactaaagctaattaaaaataaacttaaattaaacaaaacagacatatcagcatgaacaatttatcaaaaataaactgaaattgaaaacagaagaaagaaaaagatataCATGTCAAATTTAAAGActaatgaaaatgttgaaactaTTAAAATGTTGATCGTGATTCAAGCTAACTTGTTTTTTCAGCTCGTCCAGTTTGTTCTTGCGAGCGTTCAGGGCTTTGCTGGGAAAGGCCCAGTAGTAGTTGGAGGTTCCCACTCTCTCACAGTCCACCATGTTGTCATCCACCAGGCTCTGCAGCACATCTTTCACTGTCATGGGAGCtgaaaaggagcagagagaggaaaataaaacacacaccttCCACATGACAAAGGGCATTCCCAGCAGATATGATGCTATTTGTG from Labrus bergylta chromosome 1, fLabBer1.1, whole genome shotgun sequence includes these protein-coding regions:
- the mnd1 gene encoding meiotic nuclear division protein 1 homolog yields the protein MSKKKGLSLEEKRTRMMEIFFETKDVFQLKDIEKIAPKQKGISPMTVKDVLQSLVDDNMVDCERVGTSNYYWAFPSKALNARKNKLDELKKQDSEAKQRKVSLEKAVEKAKLGREDTKERSSLLKELKALREEKTQLQADLEKYRECDPEVVEEIRKTNVVAKEAVSRWTDNVFAIKSWTKKKFSFDDSRINKAFGIPEDFDYMD